The genomic window GTTCCGCATCGTGAACCAGGGCGCGCAGCCCGACCCGACGCTCGCGCAGCAGAAGCCGGAGACGGGCGGCTACCAGCTCACCGACCTCGGCCCCGTTCAGGCGACGGGCGAGGTCATCTCCAATGCCCAGTCGGCGACCGACCCGACCTCCGGGCGCTGGGTCGTCACCTTCCAGAACACGGACCAGGGCGCGCAGACCTTCGGCACCTTCACGGGCCAGAATGTCGGGCGGCTGATGGCGGTCGTGCTCGACGACCAGATTCAGTCGGTGGCGACGATTCAGCAGCGGCTGTTCCGCGACGTGCAGATCAGCGGTTCCTTCGACGCGGAGGAGGCGGGCCAGCTCGCGCTCGTGCTGAAGTCGGGGTCTCTTCCCATCAAGATCAGGACCGAGGCCGAGCGCGCCATCGGGCCGACGCTGGGGGCCGACGCCATCCGCAGCGGGGCCATCGCGTCCCTCATCGGCATCGCGCTCGTGTTCGCCATGCTCTTCGTGTACTACGGCTTCTGGTTCGGGCTGGTCGGGGCGCTGGGCCTGCTCTTCTCGGCGGTCGTGATCCTCGGCCTCCTGGGCGGCTTCGGCGTCACGCTGACGCTGCCGGGCATCGCGGGGCTGGTGCTCACCATCGGCGGGGCGGTGGACGGCAACGTGGTCTCCTTCGAGCGCATCAAGGAGGAGATGGCGAAGGGCAAGGGCATCAAGAACGCCATCGCCGCCGGGTACGAGCATTCCAACATCGCCATCCTCGACGTGAACGCCGCGCAGCTTCTCTCGGCGCTCGCGCTCTACAACTACTCCACCGGGGCGGTGAAGGGCTTCGCCGTCACCCTCATCATCGGCGTGGTGGCCTCCACCTTCTCGAACCTCGTGTTCGCCAAGTGGTTCATGCAGTGGCTCGCGGGGCGCAGGCCGAACATGAGCGCGCCCACCCGCATCGGCAAGACGAACATCGCCTTCATGCGGGCAGCTCCCATCGTCACCACCGCCAGCCTCATCCTCGCCCTCGGCGGCGGGCTGATCCTGGCGACGAAGGGTCTGAACTATGGGGTGGACTTCACCTCGGGCACCACCCTGACCGTGCGGGCGAGCGCGAACACGACCACCGAGCAGATGCGCGCGGCGGTGACGGGCGCGGGCGTGGGCAAGGTCAACGCCCAGAGTGCGACCATCCAGCGCGACGTGACGCCGGGCCTGAGCGGCGCGCAATACACCGTGAAGGTGCCCGAACTCACCTCCGCCGAGGTCCAGACCCTCGGCACCGCCGTCGCCCGGCTGCCGCAGGGGGAGGTCCAGTCCTCCGAGACGGTCGGCCCCGCCGTGGGCCGCGAGCTGACCCAGAAGACGGTCTATGCCGTGCTCCTGGGCCTCGGCCTGATCCTCGTGTATGTCGGCTTCCGCTTCGACTTCGTGATGGGGCTGGGGAGCATCGTGGCGGCGGTTCACGACGTGGCGATCGCTATGGGCCTCTACAGCCTGCTCGGTCTGGAGTTCACCATCGCCAGCGTCGCCGCGCTGCTGACGTTGATCGGCTACTCGCTCAACGACTCCATCATCGTGTCCGACCGCATCCGTGAGAACCTGCGGGAGATGCGTGGCAAGAGTTACCGCGAGATCGTGAACACGTCCATCAACCAGACGCTCTCACGCACCCTGATGACTTCCGTATGCACCATGCTCCCGCTCGTCAGCCTGCTGATCTTCGGCGGCCCGGTGCTGCGCGACTTCAGCCTCGTGATGCTCGTCGGCATCCTCGTCGGCACGTACTCGTCCATCTACATCGTCGCCCCGATGGTCGTGTACCTGGAGGAGTGGAGGGCACGCCGCAAGAGCGGGGCACAGCCCGCGAAGGCGTAAGCGAAGGGGGAACAGGGGGCGGCTTCCGGTAGAGGGCCGCCCTCTCTTCTTTGAAGGAGCTAACCGTGCTGAGGCCGCTCAGCAAACGACGAAGATGATGCCCGTGTCCTTCTCAGTCGCCCCGTCCATGACCTCTTCTACAATCCCCAAGGCCCCATCCTCTCGAAGAACCTTTAACCACT from Deinococcus sp. YIM 134068 includes these protein-coding regions:
- the secD gene encoding protein translocase subunit SecD, which gives rise to MTYNNSNRNRRPPPRRAAPTAGKPNRWTGLFLLLTLLGSLLYIWRPWEHPQTPLSLWNAQYQFMTLGLDLKGGLRIELAPEGGPATREELDRVKTVIENRINALGVAEPTVTVAGGRRVVVEIPGATPAVQNRAREIIGQTARLEFRIVNQGAQPDPTLAQQKPETGGYQLTDLGPVQATGEVISNAQSATDPTSGRWVVTFQNTDQGAQTFGTFTGQNVGRLMAVVLDDQIQSVATIQQRLFRDVQISGSFDAEEAGQLALVLKSGSLPIKIRTEAERAIGPTLGADAIRSGAIASLIGIALVFAMLFVYYGFWFGLVGALGLLFSAVVILGLLGGFGVTLTLPGIAGLVLTIGGAVDGNVVSFERIKEEMAKGKGIKNAIAAGYEHSNIAILDVNAAQLLSALALYNYSTGAVKGFAVTLIIGVVASTFSNLVFAKWFMQWLAGRRPNMSAPTRIGKTNIAFMRAAPIVTTASLILALGGGLILATKGLNYGVDFTSGTTLTVRASANTTTEQMRAAVTGAGVGKVNAQSATIQRDVTPGLSGAQYTVKVPELTSAEVQTLGTAVARLPQGEVQSSETVGPAVGRELTQKTVYAVLLGLGLILVYVGFRFDFVMGLGSIVAAVHDVAIAMGLYSLLGLEFTIASVAALLTLIGYSLNDSIIVSDRIRENLREMRGKSYREIVNTSINQTLSRTLMTSVCTMLPLVSLLIFGGPVLRDFSLVMLVGILVGTYSSIYIVAPMVVYLEEWRARRKSGAQPAKA